From a single Aestuariibius sp. HNIBRBA575 genomic region:
- the fnrL gene encoding transcriptional regulator FnrL, giving the protein MSKALADIQCSECPIRHRAVCARCEADELQKLEEIKYYRNYEAGQAICWAGDDMSFVASVVRGAATLSQTMEDGRTQMVGLLLSSDFIGRPGRAQSPYDVTAVSDVTLCCFRRKPFETMMIDTPHLSERLLDMTLDELDAAREWMLILGRKTAREKIASLLAIIARRESTLGLMAQTGPVLVELPLTREAMADYLGLTLETVSRQISALKRDGIIVLEGKRRIQVPDMHKLVLETGDDVDGGFIA; this is encoded by the coding sequence ATGAGCAAAGCCCTTGCTGATATCCAATGTAGCGAATGTCCCATTCGACACCGTGCCGTCTGTGCACGTTGCGAAGCTGACGAATTGCAGAAATTGGAAGAGATCAAGTATTATCGCAACTACGAAGCAGGTCAGGCGATCTGCTGGGCGGGCGATGATATGAGCTTTGTTGCGTCTGTGGTGCGGGGCGCTGCAACGCTGAGCCAAACCATGGAAGACGGACGCACCCAAATGGTCGGGTTGCTGTTGTCGTCTGATTTTATTGGCCGTCCGGGCCGCGCGCAGTCGCCCTATGATGTGACGGCTGTGTCCGATGTGACGTTGTGCTGTTTCCGTCGCAAACCGTTTGAAACCATGATGATCGACACGCCGCACCTGTCGGAACGTCTGTTGGACATGACGCTGGACGAACTGGATGCAGCGCGCGAATGGATGTTGATTCTGGGCCGCAAAACCGCGCGTGAAAAAATCGCGAGCCTGTTGGCGATCATTGCCCGCCGCGAAAGCACGCTGGGCCTGATGGCACAAACCGGACCCGTTCTGGTTGAACTGCCCCTGACCCGCGAAGCGATGGCGGATTATCTGGGCCTGACGCTGGAAACGGTCAGCCGTCAGATTTCGGCGCTGAAACGCGATGGCATTATCGTTCTCGAAGGCAAACGCCGCATTCAGGTGCCGGATATGCATAAACTGGTTCTGGAAACCGGAGATGACGTAGACGGCGGCTTCATCGCCTGA
- the hemN gene encoding oxygen-independent coproporphyrinogen III oxidase encodes MASLESLRKLGLFDARVPRYTSYPPANHFSGGVDNSTVAGWMQAIPTGSRVSLYLHIPYCRRLCWFCACRTQGTSTDRPLVPYLDMLIAEMELVKAQLPQDVVISQIHLGGGTPTLLNPDMIAKLGAELATFRPWADDITFSVEIDPTEVDQARIDALKAIGMTRASIGVQDFDPVVQECIGRIQSYEQTRDVVDMLRAAGVRSLNMDILYGLPHQTRARMTDSVQKILSLGPDRVALYGYAHVPWMAKRQVMIPADALPDSEARLELFEIARRLFVWDGYREIGIDHYAREGDTMADADRTHALRRNFQGYTDDTSEVLIGMGASAISRYPQGFAQNHSTSSKYGSAIQTGQLATIRGHNMSADDSLRSAMIEMIMCRFELDYGELSRRFDVKTTDIKAMCDALLKRFEPCIDVHANGFKITQSARLIARMVARELDAYAMPEGRHSRAM; translated from the coding sequence ATGGCTTCGCTTGAAAGTTTACGTAAGCTGGGACTGTTTGACGCGCGGGTCCCCCGCTACACAAGCTATCCACCTGCCAATCATTTTTCCGGAGGTGTTGATAACAGCACCGTCGCTGGCTGGATGCAGGCCATTCCCACGGGCAGCCGTGTGTCGCTATATTTGCACATTCCGTATTGCCGCCGGCTGTGTTGGTTCTGTGCCTGCCGCACCCAAGGCACCAGCACAGACAGGCCATTGGTCCCGTATCTGGATATGTTGATTGCCGAAATGGAACTGGTCAAAGCCCAACTGCCACAGGACGTTGTGATTTCCCAAATCCATCTGGGTGGCGGTACGCCGACCCTGCTGAACCCTGATATGATCGCCAAGCTGGGCGCGGAACTGGCCACGTTTCGACCTTGGGCAGATGACATCACATTTTCCGTGGAAATTGACCCGACAGAGGTCGACCAAGCCCGCATTGATGCGCTCAAAGCGATTGGCATGACCCGCGCCAGCATCGGCGTGCAGGACTTTGATCCGGTGGTGCAGGAATGTATCGGTCGTATCCAAAGCTATGAACAGACCCGCGATGTCGTGGATATGTTACGCGCTGCTGGGGTGCGCAGCCTGAACATGGATATCCTCTATGGGTTGCCACATCAGACCCGCGCCCGCATGACGGATTCTGTACAGAAAATCCTGTCGCTTGGGCCGGACCGCGTGGCGCTTTATGGCTATGCGCATGTGCCGTGGATGGCCAAACGGCAGGTCATGATCCCCGCCGATGCCCTGCCCGACAGCGAAGCGCGGCTAGAGCTGTTTGAAATCGCCCGTCGGTTGTTTGTCTGGGATGGCTACCGTGAAATTGGCATCGACCATTATGCGCGCGAAGGCGACACCATGGCCGATGCGGATCGCACCCACGCGCTGCGCCGCAATTTCCAAGGCTACACGGATGACACATCCGAAGTGCTGATCGGCATGGGGGCGTCGGCGATTTCGCGCTACCCGCAGGGCTTTGCGCAGAACCATTCCACATCGTCAAAATACGGCAGCGCCATCCAGACCGGGCAATTGGCCACAATCCGGGGCCACAACATGTCCGCCGATGACAGTTTGCGATCGGCGATGATTGAAATGATCATGTGCCGATTTGAACTGGATTACGGTGAACTCAGCCGCAGGTTTGACGTGAAGACCACAGACATAAAAGCCATGTGTGACGCCCTGTTGAAACGGTTTGAACCCTGCATTGACGTCCATGCGAACGGGTTCAAAATCACCCAATCCGCGCGTCTGATTGCCCGGATGGTGGCGCGGGAACTGGATGCTTATGCCATGCCAGAAGGCCGCCATTCCCGCGCGATGTAA
- a CDS encoding malonyl-CoA synthase, with product MANPLYEALFAPHLNAESVFLHLPDGTDVTHGAFLRRAAQFAHSFCVLGLRPGDRVAVQIDKSPDALAVYAACVQTGLVFLPLNTAYTAAELDYFISNSGAGLVLSGSAKAGDVGAVANTHKAKHLTLDADGTGGLAALADMQPGTFVPVDRDADDLAAILYTSGTTGRSKGAMLSQRNLLSNAEVLKDAWQFTDQDVLLHGLPIYHTHGLFVGTNITLLAGGSMIFLPGFDLDTLIRFMPRATALMGVPTYYTRLLGDNRFDAKLAQNMRLFVSGSAPLLAETHQAFETRTGHRILERYGMTETNMSTSNPYSGDRRPGTVGRMLPGVDGKVCDPEGRELPRGEIGILEVRGDNVFKGYWQMPEKTAAELRDDGFFITGDLAVMGEDDYVTIVGRGKDLIICGGLNVYPKEVEEALDALPGIIESAVIGVPHPDMGEGIIAVLAAPSDLNLDDVAGKLAQNLARFKQPRHYVIVDALPRNTMGKVQKAALRTEFATWFTSK from the coding sequence ATGGCAAACCCGTTATATGAGGCGCTTTTTGCACCGCATTTGAATGCAGAATCCGTGTTTTTGCACCTGCCGGACGGGACCGATGTGACCCATGGCGCGTTTTTGCGCCGCGCCGCGCAATTTGCCCATAGTTTCTGTGTCTTGGGGTTGCGCCCCGGCGACCGGGTGGCCGTACAGATCGACAAAAGCCCGGATGCTTTGGCGGTCTATGCCGCCTGTGTGCAAACGGGATTGGTGTTTTTACCGCTCAACACCGCTTATACCGCCGCTGAACTGGATTATTTCATCAGCAATTCTGGTGCCGGACTGGTGTTGTCTGGGTCCGCCAAGGCTGGCGATGTCGGTGCGGTGGCCAATACCCACAAAGCCAAACATCTCACCTTGGACGCCGATGGCACCGGTGGTCTGGCCGCGCTGGCCGACATGCAGCCCGGCACGTTTGTCCCGGTTGATCGTGACGCCGATGATCTGGCCGCGATCCTTTATACATCCGGCACAACAGGCCGGTCCAAAGGCGCGATGCTGAGTCAGCGCAACCTGCTGAGCAACGCCGAGGTCCTAAAGGATGCGTGGCAGTTTACCGACCAAGACGTGTTGCTGCATGGTTTGCCCATCTATCACACACATGGGTTGTTCGTGGGCACCAACATCACCCTGTTGGCGGGCGGATCGATGATTTTCCTGCCCGGTTTCGATCTGGATACATTGATCCGGTTTATGCCCCGCGCCACCGCGCTGATGGGCGTGCCGACCTATTACACACGTCTGCTAGGCGACAATCGGTTTGATGCAAAACTGGCACAGAACATGCGGTTATTCGTGTCCGGGTCCGCGCCTTTGCTGGCCGAAACCCACCAAGCGTTCGAAACCCGTACCGGTCATCGCATATTGGAACGCTACGGGATGACCGAAACCAACATGAGCACCTCCAACCCCTATTCAGGGGACCGCCGCCCCGGCACCGTTGGCCGCATGTTGCCCGGTGTGGATGGCAAAGTCTGTGATCCTGAGGGCCGCGAATTGCCACGTGGCGAAATCGGCATCCTTGAGGTGCGCGGCGACAATGTTTTCAAAGGCTATTGGCAGATGCCTGAAAAAACCGCCGCAGAGCTGCGCGATGATGGGTTTTTCATCACCGGCGATTTGGCTGTGATGGGCGAGGATGATTATGTCACCATCGTTGGGCGCGGCAAGGATCTGATCATCTGCGGCGGGCTGAACGTCTATCCCAAAGAGGTCGAAGAAGCGCTGGACGCTCTGCCCGGCATCATCGAAAGCGCAGTGATCGGCGTGCCACATCCGGATATGGGCGAAGGCATCATCGCGGTCCTCGCGGCGCCTTCGGATCTGAATTTGGATGATGTGGCTGGTAAATTGGCGCAAAACTTGGCCCGGTTCAAACAGCCCCGCCATTACGTGATCGTCGATGCCCTGCCCCGCAACACCATGGGCAAGGTGCAAAAGGCTGCGCTGCGCACTGAATTTGCCACTTGGTTCACCAGCAAGTGA
- a CDS encoding aspartate-semialdehyde dehydrogenase: MGYKIAIVGATGNVGHEMLNILAERQFPVDELAALASRKSLGTEVSFGDTTLKTQDLDTFDFTGWDIALFAVGSDATKIYAPKAAAAGCVVIDNSSLYRYDPDIPLIVPEVNPEAIHDYANKNIIANPNCSTAQMVVALKPLHDRAKIKRVVVSTYQSVSGAGKNGIDELWDQTKSIYNPTDNKPPQQFTKQIAFNVIPHIDVFMEDGTTKEEWKMIAETKKIVDTSIKVTATCVRVPVFVGHSESINIEFEDFLDEDEARDILREAPGIMVVDKREDGGYTTPIECVGDFATFISRIRQDSTVENGLNLWCVSDNLRKGAALNAVQIAELLGREVLRKG; encoded by the coding sequence ATGGGCTATAAAATCGCCATCGTGGGCGCCACAGGGAATGTGGGCCACGAAATGCTAAATATCTTGGCCGAGCGCCAGTTTCCAGTTGATGAACTTGCCGCTTTGGCAAGCCGGAAATCATTGGGAACCGAGGTTAGCTTTGGCGACACCACCCTGAAAACCCAGGATCTGGACACGTTCGATTTTACCGGTTGGGATATCGCGCTGTTTGCCGTGGGTTCTGATGCGACAAAAATCTACGCACCCAAAGCAGCGGCTGCGGGCTGTGTGGTGATCGATAACTCGTCGCTTTATCGCTATGATCCCGACATTCCGCTGATCGTCCCTGAGGTAAACCCAGAGGCCATCCACGATTACGCCAACAAAAACATCATCGCGAACCCGAATTGTTCGACCGCACAGATGGTGGTGGCCCTAAAGCCGTTACATGATCGCGCGAAAATCAAACGCGTTGTTGTGTCCACCTATCAATCCGTGTCCGGTGCGGGCAAAAACGGTATCGATGAGCTGTGGGATCAGACCAAGTCGATCTACAACCCAACCGATAACAAACCGCCCCAGCAATTCACCAAGCAGATCGCGTTCAACGTGATCCCGCATATCGACGTATTCATGGAAGACGGCACCACCAAAGAAGAGTGGAAAATGATCGCCGAAACCAAGAAAATCGTCGATACATCGATCAAAGTGACCGCGACCTGTGTGCGCGTGCCGGTCTTTGTCGGTCATTCAGAATCGATCAATATCGAATTCGAAGATTTCCTTGACGAAGACGAAGCCCGCGACATCCTGCGCGAAGCACCGGGCATCATGGTTGTCGATAAACGCGAAGATGGCGGCTATACGACCCCGATCGAATGTGTCGGTGATTTTGCCACCTTTATCAGCCGCATCCGTCAGGATTCGACCGTTGAAAATGGCCTGAACCTATGGTGCGTGTCGGACAATCTGCGCAAAGGGGCTGCCTTGAATGCGGTGCAAATCGCAGAACTCCTTGGTCGCGAAGTTTTGCGCAAGGGGTAA
- a CDS encoding carbonic anhydrase has product MKNARPLPAYLAKRYHGWKATSHAENANWFRRLANEGQRPRSMVISCCDSRVHVTSIFGADQGEIFIHRNIANLVPPYSPDGAAHGTSAAIEYAVTALKVSHLIVLGHSSCGGVEGCYNMCEGKAPELEEKESFVGRWMDILRPGYDRLPEGDDTMRKSALEREAVLVSLENLMTFPDVAERVADDRLTLHGAWNDIGEGDLEYYDPERNKFVPV; this is encoded by the coding sequence ATGAAAAACGCGCGGCCATTGCCTGCCTATCTTGCAAAGCGGTATCACGGTTGGAAAGCCACCTCGCATGCGGAAAATGCCAATTGGTTCAGACGGTTAGCAAACGAAGGTCAGCGCCCACGATCCATGGTGATTTCGTGTTGCGATAGCCGTGTTCATGTAACGTCGATTTTTGGCGCGGATCAGGGCGAAATTTTTATTCACCGTAATATTGCGAATTTGGTGCCACCCTATTCGCCGGACGGGGCGGCGCACGGCACGTCAGCGGCCATCGAATATGCGGTGACGGCGCTCAAAGTTTCGCATCTGATCGTTCTGGGGCATTCCAGCTGTGGCGGCGTCGAAGGCTGCTATAACATGTGCGAAGGCAAAGCGCCGGAACTGGAAGAGAAAGAGAGCTTTGTCGGGCGTTGGATGGACATTCTGCGCCCCGGATATGATCGCCTGCCAGAAGGGGATGATACCATGCGCAAATCCGCGCTCGAACGTGAGGCGGTTTTGGTGTCTTTGGAAAACCTAATGACATTCCCCGATGTCGCGGAACGTGTGGCCGATGATCGACTCACTCTGCATGGTGCATGGAACGACATCGGCGAAGGTGATCTGGAATATTACGACCCAGAACGAAACAAGTTCGTTCCAGTCTAA